The sequence GTGTCGGATTTAAAAGGCAAATCCTTAGGAATATTTTCAGCCGCGGATCTAAAAGCATAGGTACCATTCAATGAATTTCGTCATGATTATGAAGTGAGTAGGAGAATGAATTTCGGTGAAACAGTCGTCTCAAAATACCTATCCTTCACATTTCAATCGTCATGAATGGATACGAAATCGTTGCCCCGGGGTAGAAGTATCCATAGTGTTAGTGCGTGGGTGTCACTGATTGGTGCATCCgtttttgtcttgtacatagtCAGTAGTCAAGTAGCGACGTCGCATATGTAGTTGTAGGTATAGTCGTCTTAGTCAGTGCATGTTTACCTGAAATTGTTTTAATTCGTTCATTTTTATCGCATGTTTTAGTTAATTTATTACttttaatttgttaaattttagTAGCATATATCGAGTACAAAAAGCATTATGTCATGTTGAGTCATGAGTCAGATGAGTATAAAATGCACCAATAAACAGTCATGGTCGGGCCCATAGACATATAAAACATCACTTTGTCGTAAAGTTGGATAGTTTAGAAGAGAACAAGAAGAATACCACATTCACTGTCATTAACCGTACCCACTACCATTAAACGAACTCCCACGTGTTCTCCATATAGATTGTTAATGATGAACTTCTGATAAGGAATTTGATGGGAATTTCATCACGAAAAATCAAAACCTAATGATTGATCAATTGCTCAATACTAGTACCAGCAATTGATATCGATATTCAGATTTTTCGAGGCCGGCAATCCACAAAAATTTCTTATCAAAACTTCATCAGTACTTACCACAGAGCAATTCATATCCTCCAGCATCACATTGCGCAGCATTTTGACGTCTCATGTAATCAATAGAATCACGCACACAGATGAATAATGATAATTGTATAAAAAAGAACGTACTAGAGTATAACTCCGACAATCTGTGAGAAATATTTCGGTAAACCCTCACATGATGCTTAAGTCGTTATAAAAGGCTCCatatttcattttaatttgaatttatatCTTATTTTGTTTCATTGCATGTTTTAGATATTATTTTAAAGTGTTTTTTCAATCGATCGGTGAATTAAAAGCATATTTGTTAGAGGTTATCAAGGAAATCCTTGGTATTTAATCGCAGGAGACCTGAGTCCAGAACGTTGATGGTCAGTAATGACACAATGTCATAAAATTGAGTAGAGTTGGCTACAAGCTAATGATGACACCTTATGACCCCTGATACTCTGCAACATTTATTGCTGAATTCACAAATTCTTCACTACCAGTTGGACTATTTTAATCTAGTACGTCATAAGTGAAATGTTTTGCAGTCAACCGTCAGTGAAGTTAATACCGTCCTAGTGATAATGTTTCGTGAAGTGCAGGTTCAGAGGTACGTTTAATCGGTGAAAGCTAATGCAATttgtagaaaaaatatttactttgtaaatatttttaccTGAGCTGTGGAGTGTGTAAGAGTTGGTTATGTTATGTTATGAGTGTTGCCGAGAAATTCGTGGAATTTTAGTGTAATGCgtgaattgtttgtgaatggcaggtAAAACTCGTCTTTATGTGTAGGTTTTCCATGTACAGTAGCGACTGCAGTAGAGCAGGGCGTGATTAGCCTCCACCACCCTAGAAGACCGCAGCCAACCACTCACCATagtcctccaacccaacaccagaGGGCCAGAAGCACCATCGTCGAGCAGCCATGAAGGGGTGGCGTAATTGGGTTGATGGAATGATGCGAGGTGACTGACCTGAAAAAGGAGGTCATGACCCTAGAATGCAGGAAACAAGCCTGAAACCGTCACTTATCCAACGCAATTCGAAGTGAACGGAATAAAGTTTTAAAGCTAGCGAAAGCACCAAATTAGAAGAAGTGAGAGAGTTTGTGGAAGAAGACCAGGCGTAGAGGACGTCAGGTAATTTAAAGTGGCTGCTTCCGGAGACAGAAGCTGATCCCAGCATTTTCCCCTTCCCAGAACCCCGCCGTTTTATGGTTTAAGCCTTGGTTAAACCCCATCGAGAACCGCCATCGTACCCAGGTTCCATTGACGGCCTGATTCGGCATTGTTCCGCCGATAGCCGTTCGGCCATCTTATTGGTCGTTTTGGACCGCGGCAAGGAGCGAGGGAGATCCCCAAGCCACCCCAGCGTTACCACCGGTAAGCCGCAGCGAGCCGAGTCGTCGGCAACAGAAGGAGGAAGGTGTCAGCCACCGACGCTACGTAGGCCGTTGAAGGGCGAAGGAAGTACCAAAGAGTAAGACAACCGCCGTCGCCGGCGTGAATGCCCTTGCATCGAAGATCGAAGTCAAGGAAGGACGGAAGGAGAGCTAGGCAGAGGCCGAGGAAGGACAGGagttgaagaaggaagaagtgaagtgGTGGAGTGCTGCCAGGAAGAGGGGCCCCGAGGAAGACAGGTTAGCTATACTTAAGAAAGTGAAAGAGTGGAGGAAATAAAGTGTCGCATTGTGAAGCTCTGTGGTTTTCCCTACATTTTGATTGCGAGAGTTCCCTGCCCGCGAGTAGCTTGAGGTGagcgtgccgaccctgaggccaTTGGTTCAGGGAGTCTCAGCATAGCTCAGGCCATACTTACCCAATTATTACACCATGTTCTAACGCGTAAGCTTACAAATTCTCTGAACTTTATGCCGGATGGCCACGTAGATGAATTCAAAGATATAGATTTCCGGACGtttaaaactattttgaatGAGGTATAATCAAGACTTTTCACATCAACTCATCTTGGCACTAATTTGAAAACGTTAACTATTTCATCGTTTGCAATTCCGATAGATTTGCGAACCATCCTATCGATTTCTTGTTCGGTAACGAATTTAtctatttttgttaaaaataatgaaaacgtTTCTTTCTCCAAGTCAGATTCTATTGAACAACTCTCTTCAGGATTGCAATGCGTTTGGGATAAAGTGTTATTCCCATCTAGTAGTTTTGTGGATGAGATTGGCGTTGATGAAACCATTGTAGAATTGAGGAGGGACTTCGACGTTATAGATGATAAGGTGCTTACGATGCCATTGATCTGCGACTTTATTCCCGCTAGTTCAGATTCAATCGATGATGAGCATTCAGGCTGAGGTTTACCCAACGAAGCAGTACCCATTTTGTAAAAACGATCCAAGCACAGATCGCACAGAATGTTGTTGTTTACTAAGCACTCTGTCTGCGTCTCTGTAAGTCCAACACAATCGGCGTGGTAGCATTTACTCAGGTATCTGGCAACCCCAATCCTAGcaactacgtttgacaatagccaacatctttgagtttcccattgttcggttgaaattgggtttcccactgacaattctattttgtaaacaaaccattgttccgaactgattttttccaaatagacgtaaatatttttcaacatttttcgagaacttgtgcgaaagtatgaatgcgaggtgtgtttgaacaagaatattgatgcttttaataaattttcatattttgatcggcaccaagcgctctacttcgccaaaatatcacgatatttgaaacatattttcaatgggAGGTTTTTGATGACTATGATTACGCCTTTGtgttaaattaatcgatgattttgatgctggcatcaaaaacatggccgcttcgcagacccctgcATTTTCTGCATTCCCCTTCACACACAACGAAAGATTCGCTCCTAGCATCGACGGACAAGCCACATTTGCCGCACTCCattgtttaaaataataaacagtGATCACAATCTTCAATCCAACAACTAAACCGATTAtattctgattttcatagatttaatggaattttttattttttattcctttatttatttgataggcactctgtgttacttaaccgctactgtgccgagatctactgtggtattctgtagccagaatccacacagaatctattttaagatttttccattatattgttgttgtcgttgccggtccatctcgtcgtgagtccattgtgttcgttttgtccatgtcgtgtatccaatgatcgttgcattgtccggttgccatttatccgggtaacgttggaggaatgcctccgagaagaacaagttgtcagtcgtcatcaggcagccgtgacggtgaggcgtgcaccccaatacgccaccgcataggctgcgcatacggcgactgacgagggttttggtggaggggctgggaatcgaacccatgaccattcgcttgtgaggcgaacgtgtagccaactacgctacgggaccccctagaTTTATTGGAATGTCTTTCACGATACCAATGCTTGCATAACGTAACCGAGTTTTTTCACAGAAGAATATTTCAGAAGCAGGCAAGGATTCAACGGAAAAACTTATGAGGAAGAGGGAAATAGTTTAGCGATATTTCACTCGCGTGCGCGTGCCAGAGGAGATTAATGAGGctcatttccggatgttgctaTTTGCCAATCTGCATGTCTTCTTCGTGCCACTCAACATAGTCCCTCAAATAAGTTTTCTCGACATATATACATAACAAATATTCATTATCTTTTCCAGCTCAAGCTCTGTTAGAATAAGGCCAATACGATGGCTTCGTCTGTGCTGTTGTCCGAAAACTTTGACTTATTATACTGGATTACACAATTAGTGGGCATATCCTCAATTACTATGACAGGATACTGGATCCTAATGTATCGAAGTGGTGTAGCATGGAGTTCGCAACCAGATATCCAATTCAACTGGCATTCGTTGTTGATGACCATCGGTTTGATCTACCTCTACGGAAATTGTAAGTTTGCTAACCGGCCTAAACGTTTGGATTGTTATTGATACTATGCTGGAACCTTTTTCGCGTCGCTCTACAGCTATCCTGGTCTACCGAGGATTTCGAAGCATTCGTAAGCAATCGCTGAAGTTAACACATGCCGCCATCCATGCACTGGCTCTCGTCTGCGCGGCCATTGCTCAGGTCGCAGTCTATGAATCTAAGGACAACATGACACCTCCGAAGCCACACATGTTTACGTTGCATTCGTGGCTTGGAATGGCTGCGATGGTTTTGTTCGGGGTTCAGTACTTGGTTGGATTCGTGGTCTATCTTTTCCCGGGAGTACGTGCATCGTGGCGCTCTACTCTTATGCCAGGTCACATTTTCTGTGGCGTCCTGGGATTCGTGCTGGCCATCATTGCTGCGCTGGGAGGATTTTTAGAGAAAGCAATATTCAAAATGTGAGATACCTTTCATGTATTGTTTTAAATAGTGCGCTAATTGTTTTGTTTATGATTACAGCCCAAACTACGCGAGCCTACCGCCCGAGGCCGTATTAGTAAACTTGATTGGAATGGTTATAACCATTTATGGCGTATTGGTGGTGTACTTAGTTACTAAACCAGAGTACAAACGTAAGGCACTACCAGAGGACATGAAGCCACGGAATGACGATTAGATGTAAGATACAAGCTGATTAGTAAAAcacataaaataaattgacAGCTTCAAGTCAGAAAATCCGAGAATACTCTTAAAGTAATATGAAAAGCAGTGTTTAATTatttacacacttaattttttacgccgagatctcagcattttttttttgatcattttcatttttgccgAGTTTCAGATAAAGCGCTTATAGGGCACtgcatctctttctctttcgttctttatggaatttgacgtttactggccttgttgttttctaatttctttgaagcgaaaaagagacaaagcagtccgtggaGTGCCCTATAGTATCGATTGTAACAgagttatttttttcttatgCGTACAAAAAAGTGCTACTGAGAATTTCTGCTAATTAGAACATATCTAGCACATAAGAATCGAAGTGTGCTGAGTAGTAGAGGGAATCAAGAAACAAAGTTTTAAGTACCAACCATATAACCATGGTTGaatcaaaaaagcgcactagaagctcagaaacgacgcgttcctaGTACATCTATCATAAGAAGgtcagccactcctggatgggatgatgaatgtactaagttgtattctgagaaatctgatgccttcaaggcttttcgtaaacacggaaggtctgagcttttcgaagagtatttgaggcttgaaagaaagctcaaaaatcttcttaaggctaaaaaacgtagctactggcgacgttttgtcgagggactatcacgagaaacctcaatgagaacactttggaaaacggcccgcaacatgcggaaccgcatttccaccaatgagagtgaagaatactccaatcgatggatattcaacttcgcaaaaaaggtctgtccagattccgtacctgcagaaccgctatttcgagaatcagtcactgatcccggttctttgggtggaccattctcaatgctggaactatctatgtctcttctttcatcgaacaactctgctccgggatgcgataacatcaaaattaatcttcttaaaaacctcccagatatcgcaaaaagacgattacttgacttgtacaactgtttcatggagtacaacattgtgccacctgaatggcgacaggtcaaagtaatagctattcaaaagcctgggaaaccagcgtctaatcacaattcataccaaccgattgccatgctatcatgcatgagaaaattattggagaaaatgatcctttcaagagtcgaccattgggtcgaagaaaatgcattgctttcaaatactcagtttggatttcgaaaattttctcaattgaatacgatctgtccatgaaacatgctattcaaggaataccagatcatcttcgaaatctttttattccctccattttttctgaaaaatatgaacatgtcaattgcaacaacagatatttcactgatggttctcgcattaacggatccactggcttcggtgttttcaatgtaacttcatccaccttccaaaaacttcaggaaccgtgttcggtttatgttgctgagctggcagcaattaacttcgctttgggaataatttcaaatcagcccgaagaccattatttcatcttctcggatagtcttagttctatcgaggcactccggtcgatgaaacctgttaagcacgcatcttactttcttacaaacataagagagcagatgcgtgttttggtcgaaagatcattcaagattacctttgtttgggtcccatctcactgctcaatctacggcaatgagaaggcagactcgctggcaaaggtgggcgcataGGAAGGtaaagtttatgatagacaatactcgagcaacgagtttttcccattagtccgtcagagtactcttcaaagttggcaaagaaattggacacacattggatggtggctattttccataattccaaaagtttctgggcgagcgtggttcagaggtgaggacttaagtcgaggcttcattcgcgtgatgtcgagacttatgtgtaatcactattcactaaacgcacatctgtacagaataaaccttgtcgatagcaacttatgtaggtgcggagccggttatgatgacatcgatcacgtagtttggttctgctcggaaaacgacgtctctagagagcaattattggataccctagtggcccgaggtaaacaacccttccaggagataagaggtgttttggggaaccgtgatgtggtctatatgcaagccatctatagttttctttgttcctctgacataaaagtctaacacttttgttttttttttctttttcttcaaagttttttttgttgtctctgtctttctgtcccGTAGAGCACCGtggctctggccatccggaagattgTTACATTTCCAATGTTCCATAGTAGTTTAAATAAAACCAATTATTAATAGGAGCTtgatttatatttattaaatcTGCCCATCGACAATTCGCAATGGTTAAAGCACCTTGACGTGATATCTGTCGTCAGGGTAGAAGAAAAAGAGGAGACGAGTCCGGCTTCCTACTCAGATGTGCTGATCGAGGTCGTTCTCTTGTGTCGTGGCTTTCGATAGAAGCAGTCCTTTCCCGCGAGTGAGAAATCCAGAAAATTAAACTGTGAACTCGGTGATAAAAAAACAACTGTCTAATTCCCCGAAAGGACGATTCTGTGGTGTCGGTTCGTGTCTGGGACTTCCGTGAAGGTCGAGTGTTGTACTACAGTTATTCCGGTTTTAACGGGCGAACAATTAAAAG comes from Armigeres subalbatus isolate Guangzhou_Male chromosome 2, GZ_Asu_2, whole genome shotgun sequence and encodes:
- the LOC134214831 gene encoding transmembrane ascorbate-dependent reductase CYB561-like, which encodes MASSVLLSENFDLLYWITQLVGISSITMTGYWILMYRSGVAWSSQPDIQFNWHSLLMTIGLIYLYGNSILVYRGFRSIRKQSLKLTHAAIHALALVCAAIAQVAVYESKDNMTPPKPHMFTLHSWLGMAAMVLFGVQYLVGFVVYLFPGVRASWRSTLMPGHIFCGVLGFVLAIIAALGGFLEKAIFKIPNYASLPPEAVLVNLIGMVITIYGVLVVYLVTKPEYKRKALPEDMKPRNDD